A genomic stretch from Leptotrichia sp. HSP-536 includes:
- a CDS encoding aminopeptidase: protein MTKENLWKNYTDEQKKIIFEFAEKYKKYLDSAKTEREFVDLTEEELKKNRFVDINEKNELKKGDKIYFNNRNKNIIAVIVGNNIKSGINMIVSHVDSPRLDLKPNPIIESEEFALLNTHYYGGIKKYQWAATPLALHGVVFLKNGEKVTLSIGEQDDEPVFSMPDILPHLAYNVQDNRKARDVIKGEELKLLFGNMPLNDENENKKIKQFVLDKLKKDYGIEEDDFFTAELEVVPAGKLRDVGLDKSMIGGYGQDDRICAYTSLRALFDVKETEKTVMVYLTDKEEIGSEGSTSLKSTLPEYIVGKMLLLTEKNYNDQILRETLWNSKALSSDVTAALNPVFKSVHDMENVARLSYGLAFAKYTGSRGKVMANDADAEFIQEIRQIFDKNDIKYQSGGFGKVDEGGGGTVAKFLAYYGIRTIDAGPALLSMHSLFEISSKADLYETYRAYKVFFELK, encoded by the coding sequence ATGACAAAGGAAAATTTATGGAAAAATTATACTGACGAACAAAAGAAAATAATTTTTGAATTTGCTGAAAAGTATAAAAAATATTTGGATTCTGCGAAAACTGAAAGAGAATTTGTGGATTTGACGGAAGAAGAATTGAAGAAAAATCGATTTGTTGATATTAATGAAAAAAATGAATTGAAAAAGGGAGATAAAATTTATTTTAACAACAGAAATAAAAATATTATTGCAGTAATTGTTGGAAATAACATAAAAAGCGGGATTAATATGATTGTTTCCCATGTAGATTCACCAAGATTAGATTTAAAGCCAAATCCGATAATAGAAAGTGAAGAATTCGCACTTTTAAATACACATTATTACGGAGGAATAAAAAAATATCAATGGGCTGCAACCCCGCTGGCATTACATGGTGTAGTTTTTTTGAAAAATGGAGAAAAAGTGACACTTTCAATCGGAGAACAAGATGATGAGCCTGTATTCAGCATGCCTGATATATTGCCGCATTTGGCGTATAATGTACAGGATAACAGAAAAGCTAGAGATGTGATAAAAGGCGAAGAGTTAAAATTGTTATTTGGAAATATGCCTTTAAATGATGAAAATGAGAATAAAAAAATAAAGCAGTTTGTGCTTGATAAACTGAAAAAGGATTACGGAATAGAGGAAGACGACTTTTTTACAGCGGAGCTGGAAGTTGTGCCTGCTGGGAAATTGCGGGATGTGGGACTTGATAAGAGCATGATTGGAGGATATGGGCAAGATGACAGGATTTGTGCATATACTTCGCTCAGAGCCTTGTTTGATGTTAAGGAAACTGAGAAAACTGTTATGGTGTACTTGACAGATAAGGAAGAAATTGGAAGCGAAGGTTCAACAAGCCTAAAATCAACATTGCCTGAATATATTGTTGGTAAAATGCTTTTACTTACTGAAAAAAATTATAATGATCAAATTTTGAGAGAAACTTTGTGGAATTCAAAAGCGTTGTCATCGGATGTTACAGCTGCGTTAAATCCAGTGTTTAAATCGGTTCACGATATGGAAAATGTGGCAAGGCTTTCTTATGGGCTGGCATTTGCAAAATATACGGGAAGCCGTGGAAAAGTTATGGCAAATGATGCCGATGCAGAGTTTATTCAGGAAATAAGACAAATATTTGATAAGAATGATATTAAATACCAATCTGGAGGATTTGGAAAGGTAGATGAAGGTGGAGGAGGGACTGTTGCTAAGTTCTTGGCTTATTATGGAATCAGAACGATAGATGCAGGGCCTGCACTTTTATCAATGCACTCTTTGTTTGAGATTTCATCAAAAGCGGACTTGTATGAAACATATAGAGCATACAAAGTGTTTTTTGAATTGAAATAG
- a CDS encoding glucose-6-phosphate isomerase: MEKLNFNYQFAKNFFNENELKQIKPYVELANEVLTSKTGAGNDFLGWVDLPENYDKDEFDRIKKAAEKIKNDSEVLIVIGIGGSYLGAKAAIEFLSHSFYNNLPKDKRKTPEIYFAGTNMSGVYLQHLIEVVGDRDFSVNVISKSGTTTEPAIAFRVFKKMLEEKYGKEEAAKRIYATTDKERGALKTLATAEGYETFVVPDNVGGRFSVLTAVGLLPIAAAGINIDDLMAGAKDAMNDFANKNMDENQALQYAAVRNILHRKGKHLELMVNYEPRVHYLAEWWKQLFGESEGKDGKGLYPTSADFSADLHSLGQYIQEGQRLFFETVVSIGKPEVEFVIESDKDNLDGLNFIAGKTLDYVNKKATDGVILAHVDGKVPNLGVNIPEVTPYHLGYTFYFFEKACGVSGYLLGVNPFDQPGVEAYKKNMFALLGKPGYEEAGKELEKKLNEVK; encoded by the coding sequence ATGGAAAAATTGAATTTTAATTATCAATTTGCAAAAAATTTTTTTAACGAAAATGAACTAAAACAAATTAAACCGTATGTGGAATTGGCAAATGAAGTGCTGACTTCAAAAACAGGAGCAGGAAATGACTTTTTAGGATGGGTTGACTTGCCTGAAAATTATGACAAAGATGAATTTGACAGAATAAAAAAGGCTGCTGAAAAAATTAAAAATGATTCAGAAGTTTTAATAGTAATCGGAATTGGAGGATCTTATTTAGGGGCAAAAGCTGCAATTGAGTTTTTATCACACAGCTTTTACAATAACTTGCCAAAAGATAAAAGAAAAACTCCTGAAATTTACTTTGCAGGAACAAATATGAGCGGTGTTTATTTGCAGCACTTAATTGAAGTTGTTGGAGATAGAGATTTTTCAGTAAACGTAATTTCAAAATCTGGAACTACAACTGAACCTGCGATTGCATTCAGAGTATTCAAAAAAATGCTGGAAGAAAAATATGGAAAAGAAGAAGCTGCAAAAAGAATTTACGCTACAACAGATAAAGAGCGTGGAGCATTAAAAACACTTGCAACAGCTGAAGGATATGAAACTTTTGTTGTACCTGATAACGTTGGAGGAAGATTTTCTGTATTGACTGCAGTAGGACTTTTACCAATTGCTGCGGCTGGAATTAATATTGATGATTTGATGGCTGGAGCAAAAGATGCAATGAATGACTTTGCAAACAAAAATATGGATGAAAATCAGGCTTTACAATATGCGGCTGTTAGAAATATTTTACACAGAAAAGGAAAACACTTGGAATTAATGGTAAATTATGAGCCAAGAGTTCATTACTTAGCAGAATGGTGGAAACAGCTGTTTGGAGAATCTGAAGGAAAAGATGGAAAAGGATTGTATCCAACTTCAGCAGATTTTTCGGCAGATTTGCATTCATTGGGACAATATATTCAGGAAGGACAAAGACTGTTCTTTGAAACAGTAGTTTCTATTGGAAAACCTGAAGTGGAATTTGTCATTGAAAGCGACAAGGATAATCTTGACGGATTGAACTTTATTGCTGGGAAAACATTGGATTATGTAAACAAAAAAGCGACTGATGGGGTAATTTTGGCACACGTTGACGGAAAAGTACCTAATTTGGGAGTAAACATTCCTGAAGTAACTCCTTACCATTTGGGATATACATTCTATTTCTTTGAAAAAGCATGTGGAGTAAGCGGGTATCTTTTAGGTGTAAATCCATTTGATCAGCCTGGAGTAGAAGCATATAAGAAAAATATGTTTGCATTGTTAGGAAAACCTGGATATGAAGAAGCTGGAAAAGAATTGGAAAAAAAATTAAATGAAGTTAAATAA
- the nagA gene encoding N-acetylglucosamine-6-phosphate deacetylase → MILSPGFIDLQINGCGGVLFNDDISRKTLEIMNETNKRYGCTSFLPTLITSPDEKIEKALNLMKEMKDKEEIGVLGLHIEGPYISVEKKGIHRLEYIRVLSDEMIEKIADAGTEATKIITIAPEKAKVEHLEKLKKVGINIAVGHTNATYKECMQKKDYFNCATHLYNAMRALDSREPGVVGFLFNNDTTNCGIIVDGLHMDFASVEIAKKILKDRLYLVTDAVSPAGTDNMTEFMFEGNRVLYKDGKCVSPEGTLGGSALVMIDGVKNLVEKVHISLEEALRMVTSYPAEAITVDEKYGFIKEGYFADLTYFDDKFNVKGTVSKGKLTKY, encoded by the coding sequence ATGATACTGTCGCCGGGATTTATTGATTTGCAGATTAATGGATGTGGAGGAGTGCTGTTTAATGATGATATTTCGAGAAAGACGCTTGAGATAATGAATGAAACTAATAAAAGATATGGTTGCACTTCTTTTTTGCCTACACTTATAACTTCTCCAGATGAGAAAATTGAAAAAGCTCTGAATCTTATGAAGGAAATGAAGGATAAGGAGGAAATTGGAGTTTTGGGACTTCACATTGAAGGGCCTTACATAAGTGTTGAGAAAAAAGGGATTCACCGTCTTGAATACATAAGAGTTTTGTCTGATGAAATGATAGAAAAAATAGCAGATGCAGGGACTGAAGCTACAAAGATAATAACAATTGCACCTGAAAAGGCTAAAGTTGAACACCTTGAAAAATTGAAAAAGGTAGGGATTAACATTGCTGTGGGGCATACAAATGCAACTTACAAGGAATGTATGCAAAAAAAGGATTATTTTAACTGTGCTACACATTTGTATAATGCAATGAGGGCGTTGGATTCGAGAGAACCAGGAGTTGTGGGATTTTTATTCAATAATGATACTACAAATTGTGGAATAATAGTTGACGGGCTTCATATGGACTTTGCCTCTGTGGAAATTGCTAAGAAAATATTGAAGGATAGGCTTTATCTTGTGACAGATGCGGTTAGTCCAGCTGGAACTGATAATATGACAGAATTTATGTTTGAAGGAAACAGAGTTTTGTATAAAGATGGAAAATGTGTTTCCCCAGAAGGTACACTGGGAGGTTCTGCACTTGTTATGATTGATGGGGTGAAAAATCTTGTGGAAAAAGTGCATATTTCGCTTGAAGAAGCGCTTAGAATGGTTACTTCTTATCCTGCAGAAGCCATTACTGTGGATGAAAAATATGGATTTATAAAGGAAGGTTATTTTGCAGATTTGACGTATTTTGATGATAAATTTAATGTGAAAGGAACTGTAAGTAAGGGAAAATTGACAAAATATTAA
- the nagB gene encoding glucosamine-6-phosphate deaminase, whose product MRVIILKNADEVAKWSAYQIAKKILKFKPTKEKPFVLGLPTGSTPLATYKELINLYNEKILSFKNVVTFNMDEYVGLKPEEPQSYHYFMNENFFKYIDIKKENINILDGCAENLEKECENYEKKIKAAGGIDLFLGGVGEDGHIAFNEPGSSLSSHTRDKDLTYDTILANSRFFDNDIEKVPKLALTIGVGTLMESKEVMILVNGYKKARAVYHGVEGGVNHLWTISALQLHRRSVLVIDEMAASDIKVKTYRYFKEIEAKNLDLEEYKKYLIELAK is encoded by the coding sequence ATGCGTGTGATTATCCTGAAAAATGCTGATGAAGTTGCAAAATGGAGTGCATATCAAATAGCAAAAAAAATATTAAAATTTAAACCTACAAAGGAAAAGCCTTTTGTATTAGGGCTTCCTACTGGATCTACACCGCTCGCGACTTATAAGGAATTGATAAATTTGTACAATGAGAAAATATTGTCATTTAAAAATGTCGTGACTTTTAATATGGATGAATACGTTGGATTAAAGCCAGAAGAACCACAAAGTTACCATTATTTTATGAATGAAAACTTTTTTAAGTATATTGATATAAAAAAAGAAAATATAAATATTTTGGATGGATGTGCTGAAAATTTGGAAAAGGAATGCGAGAATTATGAGAAAAAAATAAAAGCAGCTGGTGGAATAGATTTGTTTTTAGGCGGAGTTGGAGAAGATGGACATATAGCATTTAATGAGCCGGGTTCTTCACTTTCTTCACATACACGTGATAAAGATTTGACTTACGATACAATCTTGGCAAATTCGAGATTTTTTGACAATGACATCGAAAAAGTTCCAAAACTAGCCTTGACAATAGGTGTAGGAACACTTATGGAATCAAAGGAAGTTATGATTCTTGTAAACGGTTACAAAAAGGCTCGTGCGGTTTATCATGGAGTAGAAGGCGGAGTAAACCATCTTTGGACAATTTCAGCTTTGCAATTGCATAGAAGATCGGTGCTGGTAATTGATGAAATGGCGGCTTCGGATATAAAAGTTAAGACGTATAGGTATTTTAAGGAAATTGAAGCTAAGAACTTGGATTTGGAAGAGTATAAAAAATATTTAATAGAATTAGCAAAATAG
- a CDS encoding dTDP-glucose 4,6-dehydratase, which produces MKTYLVTGAAGFIGSNYLKYILSKYKNNEEIKVIIVDSLTYAGNLGTIAEEIKDERVKFEKVDIRDQKEIARIFSENEIDLVVNFAAESHVDRSIENPQIFLETNILGTQNLLENAKKAWTIAKDENGYPVYKNGVKYLQVSTDEVYGSLSKDYDTAIDLIIDDEEVKKVVKNRTNLKTYGKKFFTEITALDPRSPYSASKASADHIVIAYGETYKMPINITRCSNNYGPYHFPEKLIPLMIKNVLEGKKLPVYGKGDNVRDWLYVEDHCKGIDLVLRNADIHEIYNIGGFNEEQNINIVKLIIDILKEEIESNDEYKKVLKTDLQNINYDLITYVQDRLGHDMRYAIDPSKIARDLGWYPETDFETGIRKTVKWYLEHQDWVNEVVSGDYQKYYEEMYGNK; this is translated from the coding sequence ATGAAAACGTATTTAGTAACAGGTGCTGCCGGCTTTATCGGTTCCAATTATTTAAAGTACATTTTAAGCAAATACAAAAATAATGAAGAAATTAAGGTAATTATAGTCGATTCACTTACTTATGCAGGAAATCTGGGTACAATTGCGGAAGAAATTAAGGATGAAAGAGTAAAATTTGAAAAGGTTGATATTCGTGACCAGAAGGAAATTGCGAGAATTTTTTCTGAAAATGAAATCGATCTTGTTGTAAACTTTGCAGCAGAATCACACGTTGACCGTTCTATCGAAAATCCACAAATATTTTTAGAAACAAATATTCTTGGTACGCAAAATCTTTTAGAAAATGCTAAAAAAGCATGGACTATTGCAAAAGATGAAAATGGCTATCCAGTTTACAAAAATGGAGTAAAATATTTACAAGTTTCCACAGATGAAGTTTACGGAAGCTTGTCAAAAGATTACGACACAGCGATTGACTTGATAATTGACGATGAAGAAGTAAAAAAAGTTGTAAAAAATAGAACAAACTTAAAAACTTACGGAAAAAAATTCTTCACAGAAATAACTGCCCTTGATCCAAGAAGCCCATATTCAGCTTCCAAAGCAAGTGCCGACCACATCGTAATCGCCTACGGTGAAACTTATAAAATGCCAATAAACATAACAAGATGCTCAAATAACTATGGACCTTACCATTTCCCAGAAAAGTTAATTCCGCTTATGATTAAAAATGTACTGGAAGGTAAAAAACTACCAGTTTATGGAAAAGGGGACAATGTAAGGGACTGGCTTTATGTGGAAGATCACTGCAAAGGAATCGACTTAGTTTTAAGAAATGCCGATATTCATGAAATTTACAATATTGGAGGCTTTAACGAGGAACAAAATATCAATATTGTAAAGCTGATTATTGACATTTTAAAAGAAGAAATTGAAAGTAACGATGAATACAAAAAAGTTCTAAAAACTGACTTGCAAAATATAAATTATGATTTAATTACTTATGTTCAGGACAGACTTGGGCACGATATGAGATACGCCATCGACCCTTCAAAAATTGCAAGGGATTTAGGATGGTATCCAGAAACTGATTTTGAAACAGGTATCAGAAAAACTGTAAAATGGTACTTGGAACATCAGGACTGGGTAAATGAAGTAGTTTCAGGAGATTATCAAAAATATTATGAAGAGATGTACGGAAATAAATAA
- the rfbC gene encoding dTDP-4-dehydrorhamnose 3,5-epimerase encodes MNNFTIKETPIKDLVIIKPKVFGDERGFFMETYNQKSFEELGLTMNFVQDNHSKSKKGVLRGLHFQTKHTQGKLVRVIKGSVYDVAVDLRKGSDTFGKWYAVKLSAENKLMFYVPEGFAHGFLTLEDETEFVYRCTDLYAPEYDSGLLWNDETINIDWKFEEFGINPDELTISGKDKIQQKFDLNKDYF; translated from the coding sequence ATGAACAATTTTACAATAAAAGAAACCCCAATAAAAGACTTAGTAATAATCAAGCCAAAAGTTTTTGGTGATGAAAGAGGATTTTTTATGGAAACTTACAACCAAAAATCCTTTGAAGAATTAGGACTTACAATGAATTTCGTTCAAGACAACCATTCAAAATCCAAAAAAGGTGTTTTACGTGGGCTTCACTTTCAGACAAAGCACACTCAAGGGAAATTAGTACGTGTAATAAAAGGAAGTGTCTATGATGTGGCAGTTGATTTAAGAAAAGGAAGCGATACTTTTGGAAAATGGTATGCAGTAAAATTATCCGCTGAAAATAAATTGATGTTCTACGTTCCAGAAGGCTTTGCACACGGCTTTTTAACTCTTGAAGATGAAACGGAATTTGTTTACAGATGTACAGATTTATATGCCCCTGAATATGACAGCGGACTTCTGTGGAATGATGAAACAATTAATATTGACTGGAAATTTGAAGAATTTGGGATAAATCCCGATGAACTGACAATTTCCGGAAAGGATAAAATTCAACAGAAATTTGACTTAAACAAGGATTATTTTTAA
- the acpS gene encoding holo-ACP synthase — MDIYGIGTDIIEISRIEKAINQTALFKKKVYTEKEIEHIEKKKNPYASYAGRFAAKEAVSKAFGTGVYGFSLSDIEILNDEMGKPYVTLYNAIKEKAQGLVIQISISHSREYAVSTVIIYKK, encoded by the coding sequence ATGGACATTTATGGGATAGGAACGGATATTATCGAAATATCACGAATTGAAAAGGCAATTAATCAGACAGCTTTGTTTAAGAAAAAAGTTTATACTGAAAAGGAAATTGAGCATATTGAGAAAAAGAAAAATCCATATGCCAGTTATGCAGGCAGATTTGCGGCAAAAGAAGCTGTTTCCAAGGCATTTGGAACAGGAGTTTATGGTTTTTCGCTAAGTGATATTGAGATTTTGAATGATGAGATGGGAAAGCCTTATGTTACACTGTATAATGCGATAAAGGAAAAGGCACAAGGCTTGGTAATACAGATTAGTATTTCGCATAGCAGGGAATATGCGGTCAGTACAGTTATAATTTACAAAAAATAA
- a CDS encoding glutaredoxin family protein: MFWRNGFKAGAVTNKIFGLVIIILGVFFVSQINYSAGNNQAKKVKIEYFGRKDCKNCANLEKFLKELSTKRDDFEYVEHKIDESKENKAFFDETTSKLKLVKGTPIIYVDGHIIQGFNTAETTGKEIENLINSGKTKDKVMSLKEYLKSGQAENGNVSSNGAVCTGDSVCEIPGLTKGAENQVLVNIPIINKTIDLTNYSLLTMSIILGTIDGFNPCAMWVLVLFLTALIAVGNKVKMFRVAGLFIFAEAIMYFLILNAWIYTWDFVGLDKWATPIVGIVGIVGGIFFIKNYLKKGDTLECEVTNLEQRAKISRKIKDIANKPFTLLTALGIIGLALSVNVIEFACSVGIPQTYTKILQINDVSFWARQFYTIIYIIGYMIDDIIVFGLALLSVNQLQLTTKYSKWVNLFGGILMIILGLILLLKPSLLIM, encoded by the coding sequence ATGTTTTGGAGAAATGGTTTTAAGGCTGGAGCGGTAACGAATAAAATTTTCGGGCTAGTAATTATAATTTTGGGTGTATTTTTTGTAAGCCAGATTAATTATTCTGCTGGAAATAATCAGGCAAAAAAAGTAAAAATTGAGTATTTTGGGAGAAAAGACTGTAAAAATTGTGCAAACTTGGAGAAATTTCTGAAAGAATTGTCAACAAAAAGAGACGATTTTGAATATGTGGAGCATAAAATTGATGAAAGTAAGGAAAATAAGGCATTTTTTGATGAAACTACGTCCAAGCTGAAACTCGTCAAAGGGACTCCGATTATTTATGTTGACGGACATATCATTCAAGGATTTAATACAGCGGAAACTACTGGAAAAGAAATTGAAAATCTTATAAATTCTGGAAAGACAAAAGATAAAGTTATGAGCTTGAAGGAATATTTAAAAAGCGGACAGGCTGAAAATGGGAACGTAAGCAGCAACGGTGCGGTATGTACTGGAGATTCCGTCTGTGAAATTCCAGGACTTACAAAAGGTGCTGAAAATCAGGTGCTTGTAAATATTCCGATTATTAACAAGACAATTGACCTGACAAATTATTCCTTATTGACAATGTCAATAATATTAGGAACAATTGATGGATTCAATCCTTGTGCAATGTGGGTTCTTGTTTTATTTTTGACGGCATTAATTGCAGTTGGAAATAAAGTGAAAATGTTTAGAGTGGCTGGACTGTTTATTTTTGCAGAAGCTATAATGTATTTTTTGATTTTGAATGCATGGATTTACACGTGGGATTTTGTAGGTCTGGATAAATGGGCAACTCCAATTGTCGGAATTGTTGGAATTGTTGGCGGAATTTTCTTTATAAAAAATTATTTGAAAAAAGGCGATACATTAGAATGTGAAGTGACAAACCTGGAACAAAGAGCTAAAATTTCCAGAAAAATAAAGGATATAGCTAACAAGCCATTTACATTGCTAACTGCACTGGGAATAATAGGATTGGCATTGTCTGTAAATGTAATAGAATTTGCCTGTTCAGTTGGGATTCCTCAAACTTATACAAAAATTTTACAAATAAACGATGTATCTTTTTGGGCAAGACAATTTTACACAATTATTTATATAATTGGATATATGATTGACGATATAATTGTTTTTGGACTGGCGTTACTAAGTGTAAATCAATTACAATTAACTACAAAATATTCAAAATGGGTAAATTTATTTGGTGGAATTCTGATGATAATTTTAGGATTGATATTATTATTGAAGCCAAGTTTACTAATAATGTAA